One segment of candidate division KSB1 bacterium DNA contains the following:
- a CDS encoding FHA domain-containing protein translates to MKAKLFCKTGILSGAKYDIGREATIGKEPGNSILLDTKIISGRHARIFFDEKEQAYFLEDLRSRNGTKLDGLPVTETEKLGDLHVITLADTFDFIFQLVQGDGQPVTQKEKLPPAQPEKSPEGKTRVAQEPFAAPAPPREEKTAAPTGDKTLIGAALPPIPVFKSQTESVVAPKSKPTISRPTFFLEIKRPGQEPVTFKLKEGENVVGRLAECDICVDDTSLSRQHAVVTVKSGKVTVRDLGSKNHTFAGDKEITSEVEIRLDTRLKFGAVEAHLIYKKGES, encoded by the coding sequence ATGAAAGCCAAACTCTTCTGCAAAACCGGCATTTTATCCGGCGCGAAATATGACATCGGCCGCGAGGCGACGATCGGCAAGGAGCCCGGCAACAGCATCCTGCTGGACACCAAAATTATTTCCGGCCGGCACGCGCGCATTTTTTTTGATGAAAAAGAACAGGCTTATTTTCTGGAAGATTTACGCAGCCGCAACGGCACCAAATTGGACGGCCTGCCGGTCACGGAAACAGAAAAACTGGGTGATTTGCACGTGATCACCCTCGCCGACACGTTTGATTTTATTTTTCAGCTTGTCCAAGGCGATGGCCAGCCGGTGACGCAAAAAGAGAAATTGCCACCGGCACAACCCGAGAAAAGCCCGGAAGGCAAAACCCGCGTTGCCCAAGAGCCTTTTGCCGCGCCGGCGCCGCCGCGTGAAGAAAAAACGGCGGCGCCAACTGGCGACAAGACTCTGATTGGCGCGGCCTTGCCGCCGATTCCGGTTTTCAAATCGCAAACTGAAAGCGTTGTTGCGCCGAAATCGAAACCGACGATATCGCGCCCCACTTTTTTCCTCGAAATTAAAAGGCCGGGGCAGGAACCGGTGACGTTTAAATTGAAGGAAGGCGAGAACGTTGTTGGCCGCCTGGCTGAGTGCGATATTTGTGTCGATGACACTTCCTTGTCGCGGCAGCACGCCGTGGTCACGGTCAAATCCGGAAAAGTGACGGTGAGAGATCTCGGCAGCAAAAATCACACGTTTGCCGGCGACAAGGAAATCACCTCCGAAGTCGAGATTCGGCTGGATACGCGCCTCAAGTTCGGCGCGGTGGAGGCGCATCTTATTTACAAAAAAGGTGAATCATGA
- a CDS encoding FHA domain-containing protein, translating to MSTTSEYRRDGILILDRPVQLPEVLDILIVGGGPAGTGAAFRAKELGLSALVIDYDDLMKQIRDYPKNKKILPNYGVGDTAKFPKCGKLIGLLPFEPIDKDELCERWKGYYREHNVPAIIGLELIDLQRQPDEVWKAKVYNANTKSEQFFLAKHVVLAMGNGAPRPFDIPGNTRDIAYRMADPALYVNAPVLVIGGGTSAAEAVIAISNEKINNNDASAVFWSYRSSKLPKVSKALADEYFAAFVENGNIRTCPNSEPVAVVTAEDRQEYLSIRVDRRIIAGRPNETVHFEFLKKYCLACIGQEIPESFLNKLGIPLMAGGPSGKKRIVVTPLRESRQPNVYLIGSMLGQTYLETEDFNADPATFREKKFGGNIKAAITDGVFVTEVIKQKLAQQAIIQVDLAFYEEDAEQKEISRLMPVAAPMLVEPAPVEAAPAPRAALIRISANDMEVEKFSLNSLGLTTIGRKDCDLSFPNDALLADRHASISSTADGYFLRDDGSHYGVFLKLRAASPLEVSSGDVVQLGKQFLVFRFENENYTVLHYDAAGQLMKRHALEEGTVEMGRAASLVLDGNDAILSRRHLAVTRRAGKVLIQDLNSANGSYIKVRNAVRLEPDDQFRLGQLIFKFVLQQEETKYSVIFKTPPAIAAKPTIEKPAPPAAAKPAPAAEAKDLKPEGMVVVFKNAGKTCPIAKRGQTICDIAEKNGIKIKADCHEGNCGSDPIRILSGAENLNDVGGIEQTTLEEKNNLTPGEYRLACMVKPKGPVVVEILAT from the coding sequence ATGAGCACAACTTCTGAATATCGGCGCGACGGCATCTTGATTCTCGACCGCCCCGTTCAACTGCCGGAAGTTTTGGACATCCTGATCGTCGGCGGCGGGCCGGCCGGAACCGGCGCGGCGTTTCGTGCCAAAGAACTGGGGCTCTCGGCACTGGTGATCGACTACGACGATCTGATGAAGCAGATTCGCGATTATCCCAAAAACAAAAAAATTCTGCCCAACTACGGCGTCGGCGACACGGCGAAATTTCCCAAATGCGGCAAGCTGATCGGTTTGCTGCCGTTTGAGCCGATTGACAAGGATGAGCTGTGCGAACGCTGGAAAGGCTACTATCGCGAGCACAACGTGCCGGCGATCATCGGCTTGGAGCTGATTGACTTGCAGCGCCAGCCGGACGAAGTCTGGAAGGCGAAAGTGTATAATGCCAATACCAAATCCGAGCAATTTTTTCTCGCGAAGCACGTGGTGTTGGCGATGGGCAACGGCGCGCCGCGACCGTTTGACATTCCCGGCAATACCAGGGACATCGCCTATCGCATGGCCGATCCGGCGTTGTACGTGAACGCGCCGGTTTTGGTGATCGGCGGCGGCACTTCGGCGGCCGAAGCGGTGATTGCCATCTCGAATGAAAAAATCAACAACAACGATGCGTCCGCCGTATTTTGGTCTTATCGCAGCAGCAAGCTGCCCAAAGTGTCCAAGGCGCTGGCCGATGAGTATTTTGCTGCCTTCGTCGAAAACGGCAACATCCGCACTTGTCCGAACAGCGAACCGGTGGCGGTGGTCACGGCGGAAGATCGCCAGGAATATCTTTCGATTCGCGTCGACCGGCGCATCATTGCCGGCCGGCCGAATGAAACCGTGCATTTTGAATTTCTCAAAAAATATTGCCTCGCCTGCATCGGCCAGGAAATTCCGGAAAGTTTTTTGAACAAGCTCGGCATTCCGCTGATGGCGGGCGGACCCAGCGGTAAAAAGCGCATCGTCGTGACGCCCCTGCGGGAAAGCCGGCAACCGAATGTTTATTTGATCGGCAGTATGCTGGGACAAACGTATCTCGAAACCGAGGATTTCAATGCCGATCCGGCGACGTTTCGGGAAAAGAAATTCGGCGGCAACATCAAGGCCGCGATCACCGATGGCGTTTTCGTGACGGAGGTGATCAAACAAAAGCTGGCGCAACAAGCGATCATTCAAGTCGATCTCGCTTTCTACGAAGAGGACGCCGAGCAAAAGGAAATCTCCAGGCTGATGCCAGTGGCGGCACCCATGTTGGTGGAGCCAGCACCGGTTGAAGCGGCGCCGGCCCCTCGGGCGGCGCTGATTCGAATCTCCGCCAATGACATGGAAGTCGAAAAATTTTCTCTCAACAGCCTGGGCCTCACCACCATTGGCCGGAAAGATTGCGATCTTTCTTTTCCGAATGATGCGCTGTTGGCCGACCGGCACGCTTCGATTTCCAGCACGGCTGACGGTTATTTTCTCCGCGACGATGGCAGCCATTATGGCGTTTTTCTCAAGCTGCGGGCCGCCTCGCCGCTGGAAGTTTCCTCCGGCGACGTCGTGCAGTTGGGAAAACAGTTTTTGGTGTTTCGATTCGAGAATGAAAATTATACGGTTCTGCATTACGACGCCGCCGGGCAGCTCATGAAACGGCACGCGCTTGAGGAAGGAACGGTGGAAATGGGCAGAGCCGCGAGCCTCGTTCTTGACGGCAACGACGCGATTTTGTCGCGGCGCCATCTCGCCGTCACCCGGCGGGCCGGCAAGGTTCTGATTCAGGATTTGAATAGCGCCAATGGCAGTTATATAAAAGTCAGAAATGCGGTTCGGCTGGAGCCGGATGATCAATTCCGCCTCGGACAGTTGATCTTTAAATTCGTTTTACAGCAAGAAGAAACGAAATACAGCGTGATCTTCAAAACGCCGCCGGCGATTGCAGCAAAACCGACAATTGAGAAACCGGCCCCGCCGGCGGCAGCGAAGCCGGCCCCGGCTGCCGAAGCCAAAGACCTCAAACCGGAAGGCATGGTGGTGGTGTTCAAAAACGCCGGCAAGACGTGTCCGATCGCGAAGCGCGGCCAGACGATTTGCGACATTGCGGAGAAAAACGGCATTAAAATCAAAGCCGATTGCCACGAGGGCAATTGCGGCAGTGATCCCATTCGCATTCTTTCCGGGGCGGAAAATTTGAACGATGTGGGCGGCATCGAGCAAACCACGCTGGAAGAGAAAAACAATCTCACGCCCGGCGAATACCGGCTGGCCTGCATGGTCAAGCCGAAAGGGCCGGTGGTGGTGGAGATTTTGGCGACATAA
- a CDS encoding Stp1/IreP family PP2C-type Ser/Thr phosphatase, which yields MSNGLVISYGHATHQGLKRTDNQDAFGKFPPDSLALSLPKGQLFIVADGMGGHAHGKEASAMAVQIVQQVYFADPNENIPDSLSRAFETANERIYQRATSTIEFRGMGTTCTALVLKDDRAYIAHVGDSRIYRITKSKIEQLTQDHTKVAEMKRLGILTESEAKSHPEKSHLYRALGIAPTVKVDLAADLPLRPGERFLLCTDGLAKIAERELKQIVLANSPPEACDKLIELANARGGSDNSTAQVIWVKNAATPGAGGLSVMRRLFGG from the coding sequence ATGAGCAACGGATTGGTCATCTCTTACGGCCACGCCACACATCAGGGTTTGAAGCGCACCGACAATCAGGATGCCTTTGGCAAATTCCCGCCGGACAGCCTGGCGCTTTCACTCCCCAAAGGCCAGCTTTTCATCGTCGCCGACGGCATGGGCGGCCACGCCCACGGCAAGGAAGCCAGTGCGATGGCGGTTCAAATCGTGCAGCAGGTTTATTTTGCCGATCCGAACGAAAATATCCCTGACAGTCTATCGCGTGCGTTCGAGACCGCCAACGAACGAATTTATCAGCGCGCCACCAGCACGATCGAATTTCGCGGCATGGGCACGACCTGCACCGCGTTGGTTTTGAAGGATGATCGCGCCTATATTGCTCACGTCGGCGACAGTCGGATCTATCGCATCACCAAATCGAAAATCGAGCAGCTCACGCAGGATCATACCAAAGTCGCCGAAATGAAACGATTGGGCATTTTAACCGAATCCGAGGCGAAAAGCCATCCGGAAAAATCGCATCTTTATCGCGCGCTGGGCATCGCGCCAACCGTGAAAGTCGACCTGGCGGCCGATCTTCCTCTGCGGCCCGGTGAGCGGTTTTTATTGTGCACCGACGGCCTGGCGAAAATTGCGGAGCGCGAGCTCAAGCAAATCGTTTTAGCCAATTCGCCGCCGGAGGCCTGTGACAAGCTGATTGAATTGGCCAATGCGCGCGGCGGCAGCGACAATTCGACGGCGCAGGTGATTTGGGTCAAGAATGCAGCCACACCCGGCGCAGGCGGGCTGTCCGTGATGCGCCGGTTGTTTGGCGGATGA
- a CDS encoding PEGA domain-containing protein, whose product MIGGKISHYEILKKIGEGGMGEVYLAEDVNLHRKVAIKVLAARYTSDADFKARFLREARATAALSHPNIVTIHEVDEEQAMYYIVMEYVDGESLKELIRREPLPVARVIEIARQIGDGLGAAHRAGVVHRDIKPGNILLNKAGQVKIVDFGLAKLQGATGLTRDGMSMGTPHYMSPEQIKGEATDHRSDIFAFGVVLSEMLTRQLPFKGETTPVVIYAIINKAPEPAIKHNPAVTKGLQKIINRALEKNPKARYQQMEDCVQDLMKEKHALLLAEQATKTMAIGESTVKKLRREKKWRPVLIAATALVLLALVIWFILDWRQGKSSLATLSITSAPVGAAVFLNGDSLGLTPLRAPVDKEGSISLRFRQRDYFPLDTTFAVKKGVTYNFTAALRPAARVAIMVDPSDSEVRIDGEIVEPSQLAALQLPVGEHSISLARMGYDSKQERFSLQQGDNPSRRYALAKQPGVEPPITALGVVQIDSQPPDAEVVLDGRRVGSTPYQGKNLKPGRYTILVSKDGFETYSGSIEIRPGQTTPLLVSLKAVISAGQISVTSDPEGATILLDGREAGTTPQELTNIPAGGHEIVLRKKGYKDYAASVTVAPQQTQNVVANLVRLMGRLQVLIKPYGTIYLDGSLQIRDTNVRFTKELPVGSYELKVTHPSYGVYFKILNIEANAPLDILVDFNRQLTLPVTSTDETGEKFVWGEIYVDGKAQGQTPRPLTLRLGQHTIEVRREGYTSLDKPMTINLEEDRGQPLKFRLKKKE is encoded by the coding sequence ATGATCGGCGGAAAAATTTCTCATTATGAAATTCTGAAGAAAATCGGCGAGGGCGGCATGGGCGAAGTGTATCTCGCCGAGGACGTCAATCTTCACCGCAAAGTCGCCATCAAAGTCCTGGCCGCGAGGTACACCAGCGATGCAGATTTCAAAGCGCGTTTCCTGCGCGAAGCCCGGGCCACGGCCGCGCTCAGCCATCCCAACATCGTCACAATCCATGAAGTCGACGAAGAACAGGCCATGTACTACATCGTGATGGAATACGTCGATGGCGAATCGTTGAAGGAGTTGATCCGGCGCGAGCCGCTGCCGGTGGCGCGGGTAATCGAGATCGCCAGGCAAATCGGCGACGGACTCGGCGCCGCGCATCGGGCCGGCGTCGTGCATCGCGATATCAAGCCGGGCAACATTCTCCTGAACAAGGCCGGCCAGGTCAAAATCGTCGACTTCGGCCTGGCCAAGCTGCAAGGCGCCACCGGCTTGACCCGCGACGGCATGTCGATGGGCACGCCGCATTACATGTCGCCGGAACAGATCAAAGGCGAAGCCACGGATCACCGGTCGGATATTTTCGCGTTCGGCGTCGTGCTCTCTGAAATGCTCACCCGCCAACTCCCCTTCAAGGGCGAAACAACTCCGGTCGTGATATATGCGATTATAAACAAGGCGCCGGAGCCGGCGATCAAACACAATCCGGCGGTGACGAAAGGCTTGCAGAAAATCATTAACCGGGCGCTTGAAAAAAATCCGAAGGCGCGCTATCAGCAGATGGAAGACTGCGTCCAGGATTTGATGAAAGAAAAGCACGCGCTGCTGCTGGCAGAGCAGGCAACCAAGACGATGGCCATCGGAGAATCTACTGTCAAGAAACTTCGTCGCGAAAAAAAATGGCGACCAGTGCTCATCGCCGCCACAGCGTTAGTTTTGCTGGCTCTGGTCATTTGGTTCATACTGGATTGGCGTCAAGGAAAATCAAGCCTCGCCACGCTATCGATCACCAGCGCGCCGGTTGGCGCCGCGGTTTTTCTGAATGGCGATTCGCTTGGCCTCACGCCGTTGCGGGCGCCGGTTGACAAAGAGGGGTCAATCTCACTGCGTTTTCGCCAACGCGATTATTTCCCGCTCGACACGACGTTTGCGGTCAAAAAAGGCGTCACCTATAATTTTACCGCAGCCCTGCGGCCGGCGGCGCGGGTGGCAATTATGGTTGATCCATCAGATTCTGAAGTGAGGATCGACGGCGAAATCGTCGAACCATCTCAGCTTGCGGCGCTGCAGTTGCCGGTTGGCGAGCACAGTATCAGCCTGGCGCGGATGGGATATGATTCCAAACAAGAGCGCTTTAGTTTGCAGCAAGGCGACAATCCTTCACGCCGTTACGCGCTGGCGAAGCAACCCGGGGTCGAGCCGCCGATAACGGCATTGGGCGTCGTGCAGATCGACTCGCAGCCGCCGGACGCTGAGGTCGTGCTTGACGGCAGGCGCGTTGGCAGCACGCCGTATCAAGGCAAAAATTTAAAACCCGGCCGTTACACAATTCTCGTGAGCAAGGATGGCTTTGAAACTTATTCCGGCAGCATCGAGATTCGGCCCGGCCAAACCACGCCGCTCCTGGTTTCGCTCAAAGCCGTGATCTCAGCCGGCCAGATTAGCGTCACATCCGATCCGGAAGGCGCGACGATTTTGCTGGATGGCCGCGAAGCCGGAACCACGCCGCAAGAACTCACGAACATTCCGGCCGGCGGGCATGAGATCGTCCTGCGCAAAAAAGGCTATAAAGATTATGCCGCCTCCGTCACCGTCGCGCCGCAGCAAACGCAAAACGTCGTGGCAAATTTGGTGAGGCTCATGGGCAGGTTGCAAGTTTTGATTAAGCCGTATGGCACGATTTATCTCGACGGCAGTTTGCAAATCAGAGACACCAACGTCCGGTTTACGAAAGAATTGCCGGTTGGGTCGTACGAGCTTAAAGTGACGCATCCGAGTTACGGCGTATATTTCAAGATCTTGAATATCGAGGCGAATGCGCCGTTGGATATTTTGGTTGATTTCAACCGGCAACTGACGCTTCCAGTGACGTCCACCGATGAAACCGGCGAGAAATTTGTGTGGGGAGAAATTTACGTCGACGGCAAAGCACAAGGCCAAACGCCCAGGCCGCTGACGCTTCGGCTCGGGCAACATACCATCGAGGTCCGGCGCGAGGGCTACACCTCGCTCGACAAACCGATGACGATTAATTTGGAAGAAGATCGGGGGCAGCCTTTGAAATTTCGGTTGAAGAAAAAGGAATGA